The Fortiea contorta PCC 7126 genome has a segment encoding these proteins:
- a CDS encoding DM13 domain-containing protein, which translates to MKIQHLATLGIIAVISLGCTQNTISQETETQTPSAATTTIPVANASQFKAGEHPIQGKVSVITQQGKRYLQFDKNFKTSDGPDVYVILHRADAPPTYGIKEKDYVSLAKLQKTSGAQLYTLPNNVNLADFKSVAIWCRQFNATFGYAVL; encoded by the coding sequence ATGAAAATCCAGCATTTAGCCACTTTAGGAATAATTGCCGTTATTAGCCTCGGATGTACACAAAATACTATCTCCCAAGAGACAGAAACTCAGACACCCTCTGCAGCGACTACAACTATTCCAGTTGCAAACGCTAGTCAATTTAAAGCTGGGGAACATCCTATTCAAGGAAAAGTTAGTGTTATTACTCAACAAGGAAAACGCTATCTACAGTTTGATAAAAATTTTAAAACTAGTGATGGCCCCGATGTGTACGTGATTCTCCATCGTGCAGATGCACCTCCTACTTATGGTATTAAAGAAAAAGATTATGTTAGTCTTGCCAAATTACAAAAAACTAGCGGTGCTCAACTTTATACTTTACCTAATAATGTGAATTTAGCAGATTTTAAATCTGTAGCAATATGGTGTCGTCAATTTAACGCAACCTTTGGCTATGCTGTTTTATAG
- a CDS encoding DUF4079 domain-containing protein, translated as MQIADFLGLVHPAIAVIFVFPIIGIVVNFAWQTRQRRLQNLSGGKSKIPPIVGTEHRKLGEWLTGAVVGVTLIGLAYAIGKNIIKNQLWNKAPFQVIFIILLFISTISCLVFLYQAKQAKWRGILATLTGIGVVVLWCQDGVYRRSNEWYWSHYYIGIGVTLLMIFSLTIIQDIYQDKSQRWRLIHTILNCIALLLFIGQGLTGTRDLLEITLSWQEPFIYQCDFVKQICQTPNSQPQK; from the coding sequence ATGCAGATAGCTGATTTTTTGGGACTGGTGCATCCGGCGATCGCAGTTATTTTTGTCTTCCCGATCATTGGCATTGTAGTTAATTTTGCTTGGCAAACACGTCAACGTCGTCTACAAAATTTATCAGGAGGGAAAAGTAAAATTCCCCCGATAGTGGGAACGGAACATAGAAAATTAGGAGAGTGGCTAACAGGTGCAGTTGTCGGCGTAACTTTGATTGGATTAGCTTATGCTATTGGTAAAAATATAATTAAGAATCAGTTATGGAATAAAGCACCTTTTCAGGTTATTTTCATTATTTTATTATTTATAAGTACTATTAGCTGTTTAGTGTTTTTATATCAGGCTAAACAAGCTAAATGGCGAGGAATTCTAGCAACATTAACTGGTATCGGTGTAGTAGTTCTTTGGTGTCAGGATGGAGTTTATCGCCGCAGCAATGAATGGTATTGGTCGCACTACTATATAGGTATTGGTGTAACATTACTGATGATTTTTTCCCTAACAATTATTCAAGATATTTATCAGGATAAATCACAACGCTGGCGACTAATTCATACAATTTTAAATTGCATTGCCTTATTACTATTTATCGGACAAGGATTAACAGGAACAAGAGATTTATTAGAAATTACCTTAAGTTGGCAAGAACCTTTTATATATCAATGTGATTTTGTCAAACAAATCTGCCAAACACCAAACTCTCAACCACAAAAGTGA
- a CDS encoding sensor histidine kinase has protein sequence MNQIRKIWPKIDLFSLRVRLTIGIAAVSALGLSSFAIWTSWKMQQMLIDGHKDKTAQIANRLPRDLQLYSQVMSPEAGLEKAIGDFKNTNTFVWIRNSENKIVIKSTNWNQLSDSIETELMSLTEMSNKPEIGKINHRYFVLCGRYLQIQGKTIGKLFVVQDVTYEQMMFLAMVQSLAIGSILTIIVISVAIAFYIKRALQPLLQLSQMTEVISAADLPEAKIYIEKAPTEVKELAQTFNMMLSRLSQSWEQERQFVSNVSHELRTPLTIVHGYLQSVLRRQNNLTPTQQEALETAASEAERTIRLLQDLLDLARADSGYLQFTMKTCVLNDLIVEVVSMAQKYSDRIIMIDLIAKSVEVRADYSRLQQVLLNLIDNAVKYSDADTAITIKLIQQNEEAIIQVCDHGYGIPLQHQSRIFERFYRVDEARTTSKGGCGLGLSIVKTIVESMGGGVTVRSKLGEGSTFTINLPASLNCS, from the coding sequence GTGAATCAAATTAGAAAAATTTGGCCAAAAATTGATTTATTTTCATTACGAGTACGTTTAACAATTGGTATTGCTGCAGTTTCAGCTTTAGGGTTAAGTAGCTTTGCTATTTGGACAAGCTGGAAAATGCAGCAAATGCTGATTGATGGTCATAAAGATAAAACTGCACAAATCGCTAATCGCTTACCGCGTGATTTACAACTTTATAGTCAAGTGATGTCACCAGAAGCTGGATTGGAAAAAGCAATTGGTGATTTTAAAAATACAAATACATTTGTCTGGATCAGAAATTCAGAAAATAAAATTGTCATCAAATCTACTAATTGGAATCAATTATCTGACTCCATAGAGACTGAATTAATGTCTCTAACCGAGATGTCCAACAAACCCGAAATAGGTAAAATTAATCACCGATACTTTGTTTTATGTGGTCGTTATTTACAAATTCAAGGAAAGACTATCGGAAAATTATTTGTTGTTCAAGATGTTACCTATGAACAGATGATGTTTTTGGCAATGGTGCAGAGTTTAGCGATTGGTAGTATTTTGACAATTATTGTAATTTCTGTAGCGATCGCATTTTATATCAAGCGTGCTCTCCAGCCCCTGCTCCAACTTAGCCAAATGACAGAAGTTATTTCTGCAGCCGATTTACCAGAAGCGAAAATATATATTGAGAAAGCACCTACCGAAGTTAAAGAATTAGCTCAAACCTTTAACATGATGTTATCTCGTCTTTCTCAATCCTGGGAGCAAGAGCGACAGTTTGTCAGTAATGTTTCCCATGAATTACGCACACCATTAACAATCGTACATGGTTATTTACAAAGTGTATTACGGCGGCAAAATAATTTAACTCCCACCCAACAAGAAGCCTTAGAAACAGCTGCATCAGAAGCAGAACGCACCATCCGCCTTTTACAAGATTTACTAGATTTAGCAAGAGCAGATAGCGGTTATTTACAATTCACCATGAAAACCTGCGTGTTGAATGACTTGATTGTAGAAGTTGTCAGCATGGCACAAAAATATAGCGATCGCATAATTATGATTGATTTAATCGCTAAATCTGTTGAGGTCAGAGCCGATTATAGCCGTCTGCAACAAGTACTTCTAAATTTAATTGATAATGCTGTGAAATATTCTGACGCTGACACAGCCATCACCATCAAATTAATTCAGCAAAATGAAGAAGCAATCATTCAAGTTTGCGATCATGGTTATGGAATACCTCTACAACACCAATCGCGGATTTTTGAGCGATTTTATCGGGTAGATGAAGCCCGTACCACCTCCAAAGGCGGTTGTGGTTTAGGTTTATCAATTGTTAAAACTATTGTTGAAAGTATGGGAGGTGGTGTGACTGTGCGCTCAAAATTGGGTGAAGGTAGTACATTTACAATTAATTTACCTGCTTCATTAAATTGTTCATAA
- a CDS encoding GNAT family N-acetyltransferase has translation MQHSNLSLPAECVLRKATSTDQWSIRWLVFSAKLDPTQLRWSQFWVIECQGKLAACGQLRNFSGLQELGSLVVAPAWRGRGLATFLTQHLINTATQPLYLECLGVRLAEFYTRFGFVSVSFPDLPPSLKPKFGLSQLAKKLIRVPVVFMQYQQS, from the coding sequence ATGCAACACAGCAACTTATCCCTACCAGCTGAATGTGTTCTCCGCAAAGCTACCTCTACAGACCAGTGGTCGATTCGGTGGTTGGTGTTTTCAGCGAAACTCGACCCAACTCAATTACGCTGGTCACAATTTTGGGTCATTGAATGTCAAGGAAAGTTAGCAGCTTGCGGACAACTACGCAACTTTTCCGGGCTACAGGAACTGGGTAGCTTGGTAGTCGCACCAGCTTGGAGGGGTCGCGGTTTAGCTACTTTTCTCACGCAACATTTAATTAATACAGCTACACAACCTCTTTATTTGGAATGTCTCGGTGTACGATTAGCGGAGTTTTACACTCGCTTTGGTTTCGTGTCAGTTTCCTTTCCAGACCTCCCACCATCGCTAAAACCTAAGTTTGGCTTGTCTCAATTAGCTAAAAAGTTGATCAGAGTTCCTGTTGTGTTTATGCAGTACCAACAAAGTTAA
- a CDS encoding photosystem I assembly protein Ycf4 — protein sequence MTASTINTGDSHNGDRISSRVLHQNVLGSRRFSNYWWASIVTLGATGFLLAGLSSYLKVNLLIVTDPTQLVFVPQGLVMGLYGTAGLLLGLYLWLVILWDVGGGYNEFNREAGTFKIFRNGFPGKNRRIEIDSNIQDVQSVRIVLKEGLNPVRAIYLRVKGRRDIPLTRVGQPLAVTELERQGAELARFLGVPLEGL from the coding sequence ATGACTGCATCAACGATTAATACGGGTGATTCGCACAATGGCGATCGCATTTCTTCACGAGTCCTACATCAAAACGTTCTCGGTTCTCGTCGGTTCAGCAACTATTGGTGGGCAAGTATTGTTACCTTGGGAGCTACGGGGTTTTTGTTGGCTGGTTTATCCAGCTATCTAAAAGTTAATTTACTCATAGTTACCGACCCAACTCAACTAGTATTCGTCCCTCAAGGGTTGGTGATGGGATTATATGGTACGGCTGGGTTGCTTTTAGGTCTGTACCTGTGGTTGGTGATTTTATGGGATGTGGGCGGCGGTTATAACGAATTCAATCGGGAAGCCGGCACATTTAAAATTTTTCGCAATGGATTTCCTGGAAAAAATCGTCGCATTGAGATTGACAGTAACATACAAGATGTGCAATCTGTGCGTATAGTTTTGAAAGAAGGTTTAAACCCTGTACGCGCTATCTATCTACGTGTGAAAGGACGACGGGATATTCCTCTAACTAGAGTGGGTCAACCCTTAGCAGTCACAGAATTGGAACGTCAAGGCGCAGAGTTAGCTCGCTTTTTAGGAGTACCCTTAGAAGGGCTTTAA
- the psbD gene encoding photosystem II D2 protein (photosystem q(a) protein): MTIAIGRAPSRGWFDVLDDWLKRDRFVFVGWSGILLFPCAYLALGGWLTGTTFVTSWYTHGLASSYLEGCNFITVAVSTPADSLGHSLLLLWGPEAQGDLTRWFQLGGLWAFVALHGAFALIGFMLRQFEIARLVGIRPYNALAFSAPIAVFVSVFLLYPLGQSSWFFAPSFGVAGIFRFILFVQGFHNFTLNPFHMMGVAGVLGGALLCAIHGATVENTLFEDGESSNTFKAFNPTQSEETYSMVTANRFWSQIFGIAFSNKRWLHFFMLFVPVTGLWMAAVGIVGLALNLRAYDFVSQELRAAEDPEFETFYTKNILLNEGIRAWMAPQDQPHEQFVFPEEVLPRGNAL, from the coding sequence ATGACCATCGCAATTGGACGTGCGCCCAGTAGAGGGTGGTTTGACGTTCTCGACGACTGGTTAAAGCGCGATCGCTTCGTGTTCGTAGGCTGGTCAGGGATACTGCTATTCCCCTGCGCCTACCTAGCACTAGGCGGTTGGCTAACCGGCACAACCTTCGTCACCTCCTGGTACACCCACGGATTAGCATCATCCTACCTAGAAGGATGTAACTTCATCACCGTAGCCGTATCCACACCAGCAGATAGCCTCGGACACTCACTGTTGCTACTGTGGGGGCCAGAAGCGCAAGGAGACTTGACCCGGTGGTTCCAACTCGGAGGACTATGGGCATTTGTGGCACTACACGGAGCCTTCGCACTGATCGGCTTCATGTTGCGTCAATTTGAAATCGCACGGCTAGTAGGCATCAGACCATACAACGCCCTAGCGTTTTCCGCACCCATCGCCGTATTTGTCAGCGTCTTCTTGTTGTACCCCTTGGGACAATCCTCATGGTTCTTTGCACCAAGCTTCGGTGTTGCTGGTATTTTCCGGTTCATCCTGTTTGTGCAAGGATTCCATAACTTCACCCTCAACCCCTTCCACATGATGGGTGTAGCTGGAGTATTAGGTGGAGCGCTGTTGTGCGCCATTCACGGTGCGACAGTAGAAAACACCTTGTTTGAAGACGGCGAATCATCCAACACCTTCAAAGCCTTTAACCCCACCCAATCAGAAGAAACCTACTCGATGGTGACAGCAAACCGATTCTGGTCACAGATCTTCGGGATTGCTTTCTCCAACAAGCGCTGGTTACACTTCTTCATGTTGTTTGTACCCGTGACCGGCTTGTGGATGGCGGCTGTAGGCATTGTCGGTTTGGCATTGAACCTCCGCGCTTATGACTTCGTTTCCCAGGAATTACGGGCAGCGGAAGACCCAGAGTTTGAAACTTTCTATACCAAAAACATTTTGCTGAATGAGGGTATCCGTGCTTGGATGGCTCCTCAAGATCAGCCCCACGAACAATTTGTATTCCCTGAGGAGGTATTGCCTCGTGGTAACGCTCTCTAA
- the psbC gene encoding photosystem II reaction center protein CP43, with protein MVTLSNRTSVMGAGRDQDSSGFAWWSGNARLINLSGKLLGAHVAHAGLIVFWAGAMTLFEVAHFIPEKPMYEQGIILLSHLAAQGWGVGPGGEVVDTFPYFVIGVLHLISSAVLGFGGIYHAIRGPETLEEYSSFFGYDWKDKNKMTNIIGFHLIILGCGALLLVLKAMFFGGLYDTWAPGGGDVRVITNPTLNPAVIFGYLIKSPFGGEGWIVSVDNLEDVVGGHIWIAFICIAGGIWHIFTKPFAWSRRASIWSGEAYLSYSLGALSLMGFIASIFVWYNNTVYPSEFFGPTGPEASQAQALTFLIRDQRLGANVGSAQGPTGLGKYLMRSPTGEIIFGGETMRFWDFRGPWLEPLRGPNGLDLEKIKNDIQPWQARRAAEYMTHAPLGSLNSVGGVATEINSFNYVSPRAWLACSHFVLGFFFLIGHLWHAGRARAAAGGFEKGIDRENEPAMSMTELD; from the coding sequence GTGGTAACGCTCTCTAATAGAACATCTGTAATGGGCGCTGGGCGCGACCAAGACTCAAGCGGTTTTGCTTGGTGGTCTGGTAACGCTCGTTTGATAAATTTATCAGGTAAACTGCTCGGTGCTCACGTTGCTCACGCTGGCTTGATTGTCTTCTGGGCTGGAGCGATGACTTTGTTTGAAGTCGCTCACTTTATCCCTGAAAAGCCGATGTATGAGCAGGGTATTATCCTGCTATCTCACCTCGCCGCTCAAGGCTGGGGTGTTGGCCCTGGTGGTGAAGTTGTTGACACCTTTCCCTACTTTGTTATCGGTGTACTTCACCTGATTTCCTCAGCCGTGCTGGGTTTTGGCGGTATCTATCATGCCATCCGTGGCCCAGAAACCTTAGAAGAATATTCTTCTTTCTTTGGTTACGACTGGAAAGACAAAAACAAGATGACCAACATCATCGGTTTCCACCTGATCATCCTCGGATGTGGTGCGTTGTTGTTGGTGCTCAAAGCAATGTTCTTTGGTGGTTTGTATGACACCTGGGCACCCGGTGGTGGTGATGTGCGTGTGATTACAAATCCAACACTGAACCCAGCAGTAATCTTTGGTTATCTGATCAAGTCTCCCTTCGGCGGCGAAGGCTGGATTGTCAGCGTCGATAACTTGGAAGATGTGGTCGGCGGTCACATCTGGATTGCCTTTATCTGTATCGCTGGCGGTATTTGGCATATCTTCACCAAGCCTTTTGCTTGGTCACGTCGTGCATCCATCTGGTCTGGAGAAGCTTACCTCTCCTACAGTTTGGGCGCGCTCTCTCTCATGGGCTTCATTGCTTCCATTTTTGTTTGGTACAACAACACTGTTTACCCAAGCGAATTCTTTGGCCCCACAGGCCCAGAAGCTTCTCAGGCGCAAGCTCTGACCTTCTTAATCCGTGACCAACGGTTGGGTGCTAACGTCGGTTCTGCACAAGGCCCCACAGGTCTAGGTAAATACTTGATGCGCTCTCCCACTGGTGAAATCATCTTCGGTGGTGAAACCATGCGCTTCTGGGATTTCCGTGGCCCTTGGTTAGAGCCTCTACGTGGCCCCAACGGTCTTGATTTGGAAAAAATCAAGAATGACATTCAGCCTTGGCAAGCTCGCCGTGCTGCTGAATATATGACACATGCTCCTCTGGGTTCTTTGAACTCTGTAGGTGGCGTGGCTACAGAAATCAACTCCTTTAACTACGTATCTCCTCGTGCGTGGTTGGCTTGTTCTCACTTCGTTTTAGGTTTCTTCTTCCTCATCGGTCACTTGTGGCACGCGGGACGCGCCCGTGCTGCTGCTGGTGGTTTTGAGAAGGGTATTGACCGTGAGAATGAACCAGCAATGAGCATGACTGAACTCGACTAG
- a CDS encoding SWIM zinc finger family protein, with the protein MTNSTPQTSREWWSQRWLDLLDSYRFKKRLERARNYARQGNVLSIEFKGAKVLARVQGSEVEPYKVSLFLEPFSDEQWSYVIETMSQRAIFAAKLLAGEMPQNIEEVFTTNGLSLFPFTLSDIQSKCSCPDQANPCKHIGAVYYQLGDRFSEDPFVLFQLRGRTQEQIIGDLRKLHGAKIEIKTTAITDIQQPISHSQNAIKIDNFWQYDEPLETSLVVIAPSTSETVLDMLEAIPLAKDEENSVNLTSAEVVMKYLQKHYQDVSQKAILAAMNVGNEHGV; encoded by the coding sequence ATGACTAATTCTACTCCACAAACAAGTCGTGAATGGTGGTCACAAAGGTGGCTTGATTTACTTGATTCTTATCGCTTTAAAAAGCGGTTGGAACGAGCTAGAAACTACGCTCGTCAGGGTAATGTGCTCAGTATTGAATTTAAGGGTGCGAAAGTATTAGCTAGGGTTCAAGGTAGTGAAGTTGAACCTTACAAAGTTTCTTTATTTTTAGAACCATTTAGTGATGAACAATGGAGTTATGTAATTGAAACTATGTCTCAAAGGGCAATTTTTGCTGCCAAGTTATTAGCAGGAGAAATGCCACAAAATATTGAAGAAGTTTTCACGACAAATGGGCTTTCATTGTTTCCTTTTACTCTGTCTGATATTCAGAGTAAATGCTCTTGTCCGGATCAGGCGAATCCTTGTAAGCATATTGGTGCCGTGTATTATCAATTAGGCGATCGCTTTAGTGAAGACCCATTTGTCTTGTTTCAATTACGTGGGCGCACTCAAGAGCAAATCATCGGTGATCTCCGCAAATTACACGGCGCTAAAATTGAGATAAAAACAACCGCAATAACTGACATTCAACAGCCAATTTCCCATAGCCAAAATGCAATCAAAATAGACAATTTCTGGCAATATGATGAGCCGTTAGAAACATCTTTAGTAGTAATTGCACCATCAACTAGTGAAACAGTTTTAGATATGTTAGAGGCAATTCCTCTAGCTAAAGATGAGGAAAATTCAGTCAATTTAACTTCTGCTGAGGTGGTAATGAAATATTTACAAAAGCATTACCAAGATGTGAGTCAAAAAGCTATTTTAGCAGCAATGAATGTGGGAAATGAGCACGGAGTATAG
- a CDS encoding DEAD/DEAH box helicase, giving the protein MAILHGSWLIKNHHSSLFIWGETWRVSRIHIESHLLKDVPLHPLAMNAVELGEWLEVKNLKIPNLIQPSPGNAGAGRSRPTAMTSEVNLPKHSQIIALPTQILEDSAARTATIFPLHSATIDSQITPYLQPWLVEGFCLDPATAMKFLSSLPLSTVKGEDVFMSGDLRFWSQIARWSWDLIARCKFLPTINRQTDGFTVAQWQVLLDSAVDNTRLEKFSQLMPLACRTYQQENENFSPDHLAVDLPSSPQELLLNFLNKTIDAQVRSIMGSQPQIETRIMASLPSAVRQWLQALTHPTPTVNADPIGIERLQAALKAWTMPLQYQLTHKTQFRTCFQLCPPESKATHWTLAYYLQAIDDADFLLDAATVWQHPVEQMTYQNRTITQPQETFLRGLGLASRLYPPIGASLETEYPQSCQLDPLQAYEFIKSVTWRFEDSGLGVILPPSLSNREGWANRLGLQIAAQTPKQQPGRLGLQSLLNFQWQLAIGGQTISQAEFNRLVALNSPLVEINGEWVELRSPDIKTAQAFFASRKDQMSLSLEDALRLSSGDTQVIEKLPVVSFEASGALQELIGTLTNNQTITPLPTPQGFQGQLRPYQERGAAWLAFLERWGLGACLADDMGLGKTIQFIAFLLHLKEQDALEKPTLLVCPTSVLGNWEREVKKFAPSLKVLQYHGDKRPKGKAFAAAAKKHDLIITSYSLIHRDLASLQSISWQAIVLDEAQNVKNSEAKQSQAVRQIESNFRVALTGTPVENRLQELWSILDFLNPGYLGNKQFFQRRFAMPIEKYGDAASLSQLRSLVQPFILRRLKTDREIIQDLPDKQEMTVFCGLTAEQATLYQKVVEESLTEIDDAEGLQRRGMILALLVKLKQICNHPAQYLKEATLAKHNSAKLQRLQEMLEEVLAEGDAYGTAQAGRALIFTQFAEWGKLLKPYLEKQLNREILFLYGSTSKKQREEMIDRFQHDPQGPPIMILSLKAGGVGLNLTRANRVFHFDRWWNPAVENQATDRVFRIGQTRNVQVHKFVCTGTLEEKIHDMIESKKQLAEQVVGAGEEWLTEMDTDQLRNLLILDRSAVIEEDAE; this is encoded by the coding sequence ATGGCAATTTTACACGGTAGTTGGTTAATCAAAAATCACCATAGCAGTTTATTTATTTGGGGGGAAACTTGGCGAGTATCTCGGATTCATATCGAGTCTCATCTGTTAAAAGATGTCCCCCTCCATCCCTTAGCCATGAATGCAGTGGAGTTGGGTGAGTGGTTGGAAGTAAAAAACCTGAAAATACCTAACTTAATTCAACCATCCCCAGGTAATGCAGGTGCAGGGCGATCGCGTCCGACCGCAATGACTAGCGAGGTTAATCTCCCTAAACACTCCCAAATTATTGCTTTACCAACTCAAATTTTAGAAGATTCGGCAGCAAGAACAGCTACAATTTTTCCGCTGCATTCTGCCACCATCGACTCACAAATTACTCCATATTTGCAACCGTGGTTAGTCGAGGGTTTTTGTCTCGATCCGGCTACAGCGATGAAGTTTCTTTCTTCTCTACCTTTAAGTACTGTCAAGGGAGAAGATGTATTTATGTCTGGAGATTTACGATTTTGGTCACAAATTGCTCGCTGGAGTTGGGACTTGATTGCTCGGTGTAAATTTTTACCCACGATTAATCGACAAACAGATGGTTTTACAGTTGCTCAGTGGCAGGTACTTTTAGACAGTGCGGTTGATAATACAAGGTTAGAAAAATTTTCCCAATTAATGCCCTTGGCTTGTCGCACTTATCAACAAGAAAACGAAAATTTCTCACCTGATCACCTCGCCGTCGATTTACCTTCATCACCCCAGGAATTACTACTAAATTTTCTTAATAAAACTATAGATGCCCAAGTGCGGAGCATAATGGGTTCCCAACCCCAAATCGAAACCAGGATCATGGCCTCTCTACCATCTGCAGTTCGTCAGTGGTTGCAAGCGCTAACCCATCCCACACCCACAGTTAACGCTGATCCGATTGGCATCGAGAGACTACAAGCGGCGCTGAAAGCTTGGACTATGCCGCTACAATATCAATTAACTCATAAAACTCAATTTCGCACCTGTTTTCAACTGTGCCCGCCAGAGTCTAAAGCCACGCACTGGACATTAGCTTATTATCTCCAGGCGATCGATGACGCAGATTTTCTACTCGATGCAGCAACTGTATGGCAGCATCCAGTCGAGCAAATGACCTATCAAAATCGGACAATTACCCAACCCCAAGAAACTTTTTTGCGAGGTTTGGGGTTAGCGTCTAGATTATACCCCCCCATTGGGGCAAGTTTAGAAACTGAATATCCCCAATCTTGTCAACTCGATCCCTTACAAGCCTATGAGTTTATTAAATCCGTCACTTGGAGATTTGAAGATAGCGGTTTGGGCGTAATTTTACCTCCTAGCTTGTCCAACCGTGAGGGTTGGGCGAATCGTTTGGGTCTGCAAATTGCAGCCCAAACCCCAAAGCAACAACCAGGACGCTTAGGGTTGCAGAGTTTGCTCAATTTTCAATGGCAATTAGCAATTGGTGGACAAACTATTTCTCAAGCCGAGTTTAACCGATTGGTGGCGTTGAATAGCCCCCTAGTAGAAATTAACGGCGAGTGGGTAGAATTGCGATCGCCAGACATCAAAACAGCTCAAGCGTTTTTTGCTTCCCGCAAAGACCAAATGTCCTTGTCTCTAGAAGACGCTCTGCGTCTCAGTAGCGGCGACACCCAAGTAATTGAAAAGTTACCAGTAGTTAGCTTTGAGGCGTCGGGCGCTTTGCAAGAGCTAATCGGTACACTCACCAATAATCAGACAATTACCCCTCTCCCCACACCGCAAGGGTTTCAAGGGCAATTAAGACCTTATCAAGAACGAGGTGCAGCTTGGCTGGCTTTCTTAGAGCGTTGGGGTTTGGGTGCGTGTCTCGCCGACGACATGGGACTCGGTAAAACCATACAATTTATTGCCTTTTTACTACACCTCAAAGAACAAGATGCATTAGAAAAGCCGACACTCTTAGTTTGTCCAACTTCGGTTTTAGGAAACTGGGAAAGGGAAGTCAAGAAATTTGCACCCAGTCTCAAAGTTTTGCAATATCACGGTGATAAACGTCCTAAAGGCAAAGCATTTGCAGCAGCAGCTAAAAAGCACGATTTAATCATCACAAGTTACTCACTAATTCACCGCGATCTCGCGTCTTTGCAAAGCATTTCTTGGCAAGCAATTGTTTTAGATGAAGCCCAAAATGTCAAAAACTCCGAAGCCAAACAATCGCAAGCAGTTAGACAAATAGAATCAAACTTTCGTGTAGCTTTAACTGGGACACCAGTAGAAAATAGACTGCAAGAATTATGGTCTATTTTAGATTTTCTCAATCCTGGATATTTAGGAAATAAACAATTTTTTCAACGGCGGTTTGCTATGCCCATTGAAAAATATGGCGATGCTGCTTCTTTGAGTCAGCTACGTTCCTTAGTTCAGCCTTTTATTTTGCGTCGCTTAAAAACAGACCGGGAGATTATTCAAGACTTACCAGACAAACAGGAAATGACTGTATTTTGCGGTCTAACTGCCGAACAAGCAACACTTTATCAAAAAGTGGTAGAGGAATCTCTCACAGAAATTGATGATGCGGAAGGATTGCAAAGACGAGGGATGATTTTAGCTTTATTAGTCAAGCTCAAACAAATTTGTAATCATCCTGCACAATATTTGAAAGAAGCAACATTAGCTAAACATAATTCTGCCAAACTGCAACGGTTACAAGAAATGTTAGAGGAGGTTTTAGCAGAAGGCGACGCCTACGGTACTGCTCAAGCAGGACGCGCTTTAATCTTTACTCAATTTGCCGAGTGGGGTAAATTACTCAAGCCTTATTTAGAAAAGCAGTTAAATCGAGAAATATTGTTTTTGTATGGTAGCACTAGTAAAAAACAACGAGAAGAAATGATTGACCGTTTTCAACACGACCCCCAAGGGCCGCCAATCATGATTCTTTCCCTGAAAGCTGGTGGCGTCGGACTCAATTTAACCAGAGCAAATCGTGTTTTCCACTTTGATAGATGGTGGAATCCAGCAGTAGAAAATCAAGCCACAGACAGAGTATTTCGCATTGGACAAACTAGGAATGTGCAAGTACATAAATTTGTTTGCACAGGTACTTTAGAAGAAAAAATTCATGACATGATTGAAAGTAAAAAACAACTGGCTGAACAAGTTGTTGGTGCTGGTGAAGAATGGCTAACTGAAATGGACACAGACCAACTCCGCAATTTACTCATCCTAGATCGCAGTGCTGTCATTGAAGAAGACGCAGAATAA